One segment of Setaria viridis chromosome 4, Setaria_viridis_v4.0, whole genome shotgun sequence DNA contains the following:
- the LOC117851606 gene encoding protein SHORT INTERNODES 1, whose amino-acid sequence MAGFSLRGGGGGGGGRGGERGGDHPIGADSLFLYARGAAAAAADTAASGGGGGGIGFQLWHPHQQAAAAAPHTSQFFSSGVATGVVLGFSSHDGSGGIGGPGSGGAGGGRAGTSCQDCGNNAKKDCAHMRCRTCCRSRGFSCPTHVKSTWVPAAKRRERQQQLAALFRGAANNSASAAAAAAAAASKRPRELVRSLGRLPSANSAMVTTTTSSGDGGGRFPPELSVEAVFRCVRIGPVDEPDAELAYQTAVSIGGHTFKGILRDHGPADDAAVGQLPPSSEYHQLTGQAREGSSPAGSSEAAATVATSAAVLMDPYPTPIGAFAAGTQFFPHNPRT is encoded by the exons ATGGCTGGGTTCTCTctgagaggcggcggcggaggtggaggtgggagaGGCGGAGAACGCGGCGGCGATCACCCGATCGGCGCCGACAGCCTGTTCCTGTacgcgcgcggggcggccgccgcggccgccgacacggcggccagcggcggcgggggcggggggatAGGGTTCCAGCTATGGCACCCGCaccagcaggcggcggcggccgcgccgcacACGTCGCAGTTCTTCTCCTCCGGCGTGGCCACGGGGGTCGTGCTGGGGTTCTCCTCGCATGACGGGAGCGGCGGGATCGGCGgccccggcagcggcggcgcggggggagGCCGGGCGGGGACGAGCTGCCAGGACTGCGGCAACAACGCCAAGAAGGACTGCGCCCACATGCGGTGCCGCACCTGCTGCCGGAGCCGCGGGTTCAGCTGCCCCACCCACGTCAAGAGCACCTGGGTCCCCGCCGCCAAGCGCCGCGAGCGCCAGCAGCAGCTCGCCGCGCTCTTCCGCGGCGCCGCCAACAacagcgccagcgccgccgccgccgccgccgccgccgctagcaaGCGGCCACGCGAGCTCGTCCGGTCCCTCGGCCGCCTGCCATCGGCCAACTCCGCTAtggtcaccaccaccacctcctcag gcgacggcggcgggaggtTCCCGCCGGAGCTGAGCGTGGAGGCGGTGTTCCGGTGCGTGCGGATCGGGCCGGTCGACGAGCCGGACGCGGAGCTCGCGTACCAGACGGCGGTGAGCATCGGCGGGCACACGTTCAAGGGGATCCTGCGTGACCACGGGCCGGCGGACGACGCGGCGGTGGGCCAGCTGCCGCCGTCCTCGGAGTACCACCAGCTGACGGGGCAGGCGAGGGAAgggtcgtcgccggcggggagcagcgaggcggcggcgacggtggcgacgtcggcggcggtgctcatGGACCCGTACCCGACGCCGATCGGCGCCTTCGCCGCAGGCACCCAGTTCTTCCCTCATAACCCTAGAACCTAG